In Rhodococcus rhodochrous, a single genomic region encodes these proteins:
- a CDS encoding prephenate dehydrogenase codes for MTTPGRVIVAGGCGAVGALLTAALREAGRQVLVVDPAADPATPDMLRADLTAPDTRLAAALDGADIVVLAVPDVVAGAALPVLARLLPPHTLLVETLSVKTPIAAALHTYRPGAPALGINPMFAPDLGLPGRPVVAVRHHDAPVVAEFVAALRDWGAAVVETTADEHDRITAAVQVLTHAAILAFGIALDRLDVPDAAARVAAPPHTVLRALLARVSGGTAEVYHDIQLTNPYAATARRALADAVADLDAATDALPDFAALLDRARAALGDGQPAAAQLCAQLFAALPRDPGAVGGPSEERSRT; via the coding sequence GTGACCACGCCCGGCCGGGTGATCGTCGCCGGCGGATGCGGCGCCGTCGGCGCCCTGCTCACCGCCGCGTTGCGCGAGGCCGGCCGTCAGGTGCTCGTCGTCGACCCGGCCGCCGACCCGGCCACCCCCGACATGCTGCGCGCCGATCTGACCGCCCCCGACACCCGCCTCGCCGCGGCTCTCGACGGCGCCGACATCGTGGTCCTCGCCGTCCCCGACGTCGTCGCCGGTGCCGCCCTGCCGGTACTCGCGCGGCTGCTGCCCCCGCACACCCTGCTGGTGGAGACCCTGTCGGTGAAGACCCCGATCGCCGCGGCGCTGCACACCTACCGGCCCGGCGCCCCCGCGCTCGGCATCAACCCGATGTTCGCCCCCGACCTCGGGTTGCCCGGCCGGCCCGTGGTGGCGGTGCGTCACCACGACGCTCCGGTCGTGGCCGAGTTCGTTGCGGCCCTGCGCGACTGGGGTGCGGCAGTGGTCGAGACCACCGCCGACGAACACGACCGCATCACCGCCGCCGTGCAGGTGCTCACCCACGCCGCGATCCTCGCGTTCGGCATCGCCCTCGACCGGCTCGACGTGCCGGATGCCGCCGCCCGGGTCGCCGCGCCGCCGCACACCGTGCTGCGGGCGCTGCTCGCCCGCGTGTCCGGGGGCACCGCCGAGGTCTACCACGACATCCAGCTCACCAACCCGTACGCCGCCACCGCCCGCCGCGCCCTCGCCGACGCGGTCGCCGATCTCGACGCCGCCACCGACGCCCTGCCCGATTTCGCGGCGCTGCTCGACCGGGCCCGCGCCGCGCTCGGCGACGGGCAACCCGCCGCCGCGCAGCTGTGCGCGCAGCTGTTCGCGGCACTGCCCCGCGATCCGGGTGCGGTCGGCGGTCCGAGCGAGGAAAGGAGCCGGACATGA